The following proteins are encoded in a genomic region of Mycoplasma sp. NEAQ87857:
- the pth gene encoding aminoacyl-tRNA hydrolase: MKLIVGLGNPGDQYKFTRHNVGFLAIDKICEKLNITLNKNKFNGEYVKLDEVIIAKPMTYMNLSGTFVNSIANFFKISPDNIMVIHDEKDFELGKSSIKIGGSGGSHNGVLSIIKELNDSSFKRLKIGINTPHQEPLRNFVLGRFTIEQFATLEPVLDKAADAAISFIYNDVHLIMNSFNKK, from the coding sequence ATGAAATTAATAGTAGGACTAGGAAACCCAGGAGATCAATATAAATTTACAAGACATAATGTAGGTTTTTTAGCAATAGATAAAATTTGCGAAAAGTTAAATATTACTTTAAATAAAAATAAATTTAATGGTGAATATGTTAAGTTAGATGAAGTAATAATTGCTAAACCAATGACCTATATGAATCTTTCAGGAACCTTTGTTAATTCAATAGCTAATTTTTTTAAAATTAGTCCGGATAATATTATGGTAATTCATGATGAAAAGGATTTTGAATTAGGTAAAAGTTCAATTAAAATAGGTGGTTCTGGAGGTAGTCATAATGGTGTGTTAAGCATCATTAAAGAATTAAATGATTCATCTTTTAAAAGGTTAAAAATAGGTATAAATACACCACATCAAGAACCGTTAAGAAACTTTGTTTTAGGAAGATTTACCATTGAACAATTTGCTACTTTAGAACCTGTTTTAGATAAAGCTGCAGATGCTGCAATTTCATTTATTTACAATGATGTTCATTTAATTATGAATAGTTTTAATAAAAAATAA
- a CDS encoding ATP-dependent RecD-like DNA helicase: MVEKNKYKGYFIKKISGTEDWGLFIFKGEKKVNFVVYAVKNLPELNTEYEVELEDSNRGNNKKLLSFVPVLLDPKEVNLEDFLVKNISYVGPKKAAQIVKVYGNEIFNKIMDLENNEAELLELLSTRQIEGFKEFASNNPDLISIFTSGSNIEVDNIKFFYSNNLQNIYLLLKRLNSKNEPINYLDFFKYNDPYILYIDYKQKLQDVDKFALLINWAKNSPQRVKAYLHWIIKEKENNNSTKFEIDEIIDDLSKYFFISKDEIKGLLLVFVKNNFLYKFEENDKEYISLAETFTKEVEVSYFLKEIQKSKLFGTKTTKISTEALSFEQKEAFNLYKKNNVVVISGGPGTGKSFLIKHIYQDLKEQKYEINKDFAILAPTGRAATNIGTKIQQKVRTIHSFLKIANDDENVYDISETEPIKCIIIDEFSMVNLNIFHKLLSSCPNLSKLILIGDVEQLPAIGPGNLLSDIIYSHLFKTYYLTEFFRSDSIEIWKHFQAIKNNQTPNFKKGIVNKHILNTDRFAISASEIYLKNAQKYGIDNVILLCPTYLGENGLINLNNLIQEKINPHNKVVLTTRRKDKEIVYKINDRVIQLENRPNDDVYNGDIGYIKEAKETQSGKIIKVCFVKQNNEINVTYTEKEFRDQIYLAYGITIHKFQGSEIDRVLFIVHSSHRFMLSKKMLYTGTSRAIKELSILINDNLDYDKLVLYNLKQDVWNTNLLNLLKGEQWN, translated from the coding sequence GTTTGTTCATTTTTAAAGGTGAAAAAAAAGTAAATTTTGTTGTGTATGCTGTTAAAAATTTACCTGAATTAAATACTGAGTATGAAGTAGAACTAGAAGATTCAAATAGAGGAAATAATAAAAAATTACTTTCTTTCGTTCCTGTTTTATTAGATCCAAAAGAAGTAAATTTAGAAGATTTTCTTGTAAAAAATATTTCTTATGTAGGTCCAAAAAAAGCTGCTCAAATTGTAAAAGTATATGGTAATGAAATTTTTAATAAAATAATGGATTTAGAAAATAATGAAGCTGAATTATTAGAATTACTTTCAACGAGACAAATTGAAGGGTTTAAAGAATTTGCTTCAAATAATCCTGATTTGATTTCGATTTTCACAAGTGGTTCAAATATCGAAGTTGATAACATTAAGTTTTTTTATTCAAATAATTTACAAAATATTTATTTACTTCTAAAGAGACTTAATTCAAAAAATGAACCAATAAATTATTTAGATTTTTTTAAATATAATGACCCTTATATTTTATATATAGATTACAAACAAAAACTTCAAGATGTTGATAAATTTGCTTTATTAATAAATTGAGCAAAAAATTCACCTCAAAGAGTAAAAGCTTATTTACATTGAATAATAAAAGAAAAAGAAAATAATAATTCAACTAAGTTTGAAATAGATGAAATTATAGATGATTTATCTAAGTATTTTTTTATTTCAAAGGATGAAATAAAAGGTTTATTATTAGTTTTTGTTAAGAATAATTTCTTATATAAATTTGAAGAAAATGATAAAGAATATATTAGTTTAGCAGAAACTTTTACCAAAGAAGTTGAAGTAAGTTATTTCTTAAAAGAGATACAAAAAAGTAAGTTATTTGGTACAAAAACTACCAAAATTTCAACTGAAGCATTATCTTTTGAACAAAAAGAAGCATTTAATTTATATAAAAAAAATAATGTAGTAGTAATAAGTGGAGGTCCAGGAACTGGAAAAAGCTTTTTAATCAAACATATTTATCAAGATTTAAAAGAACAAAAATATGAAATTAATAAAGATTTTGCAATTCTAGCTCCAACAGGTAGAGCTGCTACTAATATAGGTACTAAAATACAACAAAAAGTAAGAACGATTCATAGCTTCTTAAAAATAGCAAATGATGATGAAAATGTATATGATATAAGTGAAACAGAACCTATAAAATGTATTATTATTGATGAGTTTTCAATGGTTAATTTAAATATTTTTCATAAATTATTAAGTAGCTGTCCAAATTTATCAAAATTAATTTTAATAGGTGATGTTGAGCAATTACCAGCAATAGGACCTGGTAATTTATTAAGCGATATTATTTATTCTCATTTATTTAAAACTTATTACTTAACAGAGTTTTTCAGAAGTGATTCTATAGAAATTTGAAAGCACTTTCAAGCAATAAAAAATAATCAAACACCAAATTTTAAAAAAGGTATAGTTAATAAACACATCTTAAATACTGATAGATTTGCAATTTCTGCAAGCGAAATTTATTTAAAAAACGCCCAGAAATATGGAATAGACAATGTTATATTACTTTGTCCAACATATTTAGGAGAAAACGGTTTAATTAATTTAAACAATTTAATTCAAGAAAAGATTAATCCGCATAATAAAGTAGTTTTAACAACCAGAAGAAAAGATAAAGAAATAGTTTATAAAATAAATGATCGTGTAATTCAATTGGAAAATAGACCAAATGATGATGTATATAATGGTGATATTGGTTATATTAAAGAAGCAAAAGAAACTCAAAGTGGAAAAATTATCAAAGTATGTTTTGTTAAACAAAATAATGAAATTAATGTTACTTATACTGAAAAAGAATTTAGAGACCAAATTTATTTAGCATATGGAATTACTATTCATAAATTCCAAGGTAGTGAAATAGATAGAGTATTATTTATTGTGCATTCTAGTCATAGATTTATGCTAAGTAAAAAAATGCTTTATACAGGAACATCTAGAGCAATAAAAGAATTAAGTATATTAATTAATGATAATTTAGATTATGATAAATTAGTACTTTATAACTTAAAACAAGATGTTTGAAATACTAATTTATTAAATTTATTAAAAGGAGAACAATGAAATTAA